The sequence aGTCGAAAGTTTTGTTGAAGGATGGCACATTGAAATTTTATTGTTAccccaaaataaaataaacgaaaGCGTGTCTAATGTGAAAATTATGAATACATTTCACTTCCTATCATTCGGGATAGCTTCCTTTATTTCAAACTAAATTTAACCGGCTATTTACATTGATAAAGCTTTTGACCTTGCTTCACATTTTTTGTCTTCTATACCGTTCCTCAATCGTTTGAAACCCtttgtaattttaaattttgaattggTTCTTGAGAATCGGAATAGGTCAGCAAATCAAATCAAAGTAGAAAAAATTTCGTGAAAGCAAAAACTGGAATGGGTCCAATGAGCTTAATTTCAATGAATTATTTTAGTAAACACATTGCCGCAGTTGTGCGTACAGAAAGTCCATCGAAAAAGCAATTGCTTATAGAACATATGCCCCTTAATAAGACCGACTGAATGTATTTTGTACtcgtttattttttgtttatcttgTACTCTCATGAAGTGGCcaataaattatgtttttgCAAATCCCACAATTTCCACTCGTATTACCCTGAACTTACTATATATAAgaagtattttaaatattcttgTGTAGAAGCGAAACATAGTTCTTGGAGAGTGGTTCGAATTAAAGAATAtattacttttttaaaatatatattatgaAACAGGTATTCAGTTTGTGAGTGGTAGGACTATTTTAAAACAGTATTATCCTCTGTGGTGGATTGATAATAAGtgaataattataatttacaaGAAATGAAAACGTTGATAGCACTGCTATTGTTGGTGAGTGGAAATGGTTGTTTGGATTAAGACTGTTAAATGgattaataatttataaggCGAGTTCTAATGatcaatataattttatacatttttaggCGGTACACGCCAGTGGCGAGATTGACGGATTGTATGCTCACAGCGGGTCCGTCAGTTGCGGAGGTTTACTATGTCGGCCTGTCACCGGGATCTTTACTCGGGATCCTCTTCCGGAACTAGCTTATATACATGTTGCTACCTTACCAGTGGGTGCCTCCAATATTTCGATAACGGAACTCAAGAACAGCATAAACTTGCTAGGTAACTCATTTCTTGATATTGcataatatttttgataacCTTTTTCGTTTTGCATCCCAGTCCTGCGTACGTCTAAAGaaatatctatttttaatGGCGACAATGCTGTGTCGGAAAGTGGATCCTACGAAGCGGTTGGTGCTGTATTCGACTATCACCGAATCGATGGAACTCAGGATAGTAATGGAGTGACCGAGTGGATCACAAGTGTTGGGCCCATCAGGGACTCATTGCAACTTATGGTATAGGACTTTTAGAACATAACTTCCCAACTCTTCATATTATATTTGGTACTTAAGGTTTTCACCAAGACTCCGAATAATACTGGCATAAAGTACGAGTACATGCTGCCGATAATATCCGAATCCGAGGAAAACGAGATGTCCTTGGAGAGTAGCGATGGTCTGTTGAGGTCCGGAATTGAGGATACCAGTTCATCCAGTAGCTCGAGGCCTGGACGAAAGCGTATCTTTAATTGGAAAGTAATTGGGTTCAGTGCCTGCACGAAATCCTGTGGAGGCGGCACTCAGGCACCCATTATACGTTGCATTCGCAAGAATCCACTGCGGTATTACTCGCAACGCCGTTGCACGCATTCCGTGAAACCGGTCCTCAATGAGAACCTACTGCACTGCAACACGCAACCCTGTCCGGCGTATTGGAGATTCGAGGATTGGGGCGAGTGCCGCTGTTTGGCCAGCGGAGGCTTCCGGCGGAGAGAGGTCAGTTGCGTTCAGGAACTGGCCTCCGGGCTGGTCATCCACGTCGATAAGGCCGCCTGTTTGGAGGATCAACCGCCCACCCAGAAACAGTGCGAATGTCCCAAGACCCGGCGTCGCAACTTGTCCCGATATCGCCTGCAAGGCGGTTCGGAGTCCTCGAATAGTACTCAGGTCAAGAGGAGCAAAACCGACGGGTCCGAGTTAAATGCCATCTGGTTGATGTCCGAGTGGAATCAGTATTGCTCGGCCACTTGTGGCTCGGGCGTTGAGTATCGAACAGTATTTTGTGATCGCTCCAAGGCCGGCGAGCAGCGATGTGATCCCAGCACCACTCCCGAAAGTCGTCGACCCTGCAAAAAGCCCATTTGCGAGGTGGGCGACTGGTTCACAGGTCCTTGGTCCTCGTGCAACGGCGACTGCTTCGACTTGACCCGCAGCCGGGAGGTGCTGTGCATCCAAAACCAGCTGATCACAGAGCCCAAGGAGTGCACGCCAGAGCTAAAGCCGCAAACTGTCGAGAAGTGCTCCCACGAGGAGGTGGAGTATTGCGCTGCCCGTTGGCATTATTCGGATTGGTCGGAGGTAACTATATGGGGGGTATTATGGAAATCTCTGCCATCTAAATTCCAGTAGATAGAAAACCAATTGAAAATCATTAGATGTTTGTCTAAAACTTTCGAGATAAAGGCAATTTCTAAATTCtctaaactaaaaaaatactttgatcTCAAAAGATCTGTCCATTTTCTGGGTTTAGAAGTTTCTAGGACCATAGTTCCAATTGAAAATAACTTTTaagttattatttaattttcttttaaattcgAATCTTTATTATCTTATATGTTGGAAACTGAATTGCAACCAAAATTTTTTACAGTGTACAAAACCATGTGGGGGTGGTACCCAGCGACGCAGTGTAAAATGTTTGGAATACGATATAAAGATGAACGCCTTACGGGAATCAACGCAATGTCGGTACACCACCAGAGAACCCATATATCGTACCTGCAACACCGAAAAGTGTGAAGGTGGGTTTTCATATTCACTGGCATCGCAAAAGCTGactatatattttgtattttacaGAAGAACAGAAAAGTGAAGCTACTCCGACTTGCGCTGATAAATTCGCCAATTGTCAATGGGCTTCGCAAGCCAAGCTTTGTAGCTACGATTATTATCGCGAGAACTGTTGTGTTTCTTGTACTGGTGGCATTTAAAGTATTTAGCTTGTAAGAATCTTACTTAACTTATAAACCGACTCTTTATAACGCCGTGCAGAATAGCTACCAAATTGCAATTAACCTTTACTTAGAATATATCATCTTGATAGATTAAACAAGTAGTACTTCTGACACTAAAGCTCAAAAGAAAGCTTGCAGGGAAGCGCAAAATTATATTATCGGTCAAGTAAAATGTTTAACGCCATTAAATAACACATACTAAAATAAACTAGATTCTGACTATAACATCATCATTAGTAAAATTatacttaatatttaattaagcAATAAGAAACGAAAAGCAATGTTAATTTATGTGCAACCACATGAATGTTAATAAACCTGAGATTAAAAAAATACGTTAGCTCTTTTGGTATaagaataaattaaatatttaattaattaaatatttaattagtAATGGTTATCCAATTACATCTTTTTAATGTATCAAGCTTCTTAAAAATCGTTAGTAACTTAGGAAATATTTTTGAGATTGAGCATTTTGAATATTAGTTAGTGTTTGCCTTGCTTTAAAGGGAGTAACCTAATATTTGCCAGATTAATCTTATTGTGAAGAAGTATAAAACTTCAACAAAGCCCAAAACGCTGAATCCAAGAAAAAGTCCGGCTGTTCCACCGATTGAAACTAAAACAGATGTTAGAGattataagtaaatatataaaagacAGTAGGGAAGTGACGTTACCCAATAGATCGGTCAATGAAAATATAACTTGGCGTTTTAGACGAGTCTGGGGCCAAGTTTTGACTGTTAGCTGACTTCCAATACCTTGCAGTAAATGTTTGGCATTTGCCATTGGCTGAAAAATGTAGAAAGAATTAGTTTTAAacttattttatatataattatttagACTTACGTCTATGGATTTGATTGTAACTACAGCATCTAGGCAGTTCTGTTCGCAATAACATCCAGAGTGCTTCTCTTCGTTGCCATTTTCCTCGTACAGCTTGAGAAAAAATTCTATGCAGggtatatattaaaaataaagtaagTCTTAGTAgtcctttttaaaatttaaatttttctttattatctGTACTTACTTGCGTGGCGAGGAAAGCACGATCTTAAAGTTTTATAATCGCACACTTTTTTGGGATTTGCGACTAAAACAAAGTTTTAAGTTTTCTTATGAtaatatcatattttttaacttACTGCGATTCGGGTAAAAGTGGGGAATACATTTACATATTCGATATGCCAAATttatacggcactcttgctgaCAAATATTTCTCGAATAGAACGGATAATGGGTTAGATTAGACTCGTGGTAAAACCGGCACTTTCTCATGGCAATTGTGGTTTCACTGCGGGATATTCAAATATTCGATACTTTTCGTTGAAGATTTATTTGAGATACTTACTGTTCCAGGTTTTCCTCAGCCACAATTTCTTCAGTGCTCAAGTCGTACATTATGCCGTCTTCAGCGTAATTAGAATTGGAGTCCACCTTACTCACTTCGAAAGCAGAATGGGCGAAAGCCTTTGGAGGTTTTAATACTTAAATTCAAGCAATCCTCTctatttcatttcatttgaACTAACTCACAATTATAGCTGGTCCCGAAAAGCCCCTTAATGTGAATTGCGTGTCCCTTTGAAAAAACGAACCGACCTGACATTGAATTAGGGAAAGTTCCTGCTCGTATTTGTTGGGCTTCGGTGACTCTCCAAATATAAAGTACCTGGAGCTGTACTGGTCGGTTAGCATGGAGTTCCCCAAATAGCACAATCCCCACTCAGTGAGAACCTGTCGCACATGAATGTAAGTCGAACCATCCACACAGCGGATGCGCTCATTGATGTTTGGCTCGTAGGTTTTATCATAGGTGAGATTGTAAATTAACTGCATGTAGTTTTCCGCCTTCAGGCCTATGTCTTTAATCACTTGATCGATCTGATCGCTCTCGGGAATGTTTTGGAAATTAATGTAGGTGGAATTGGCGAGGTTCTCTAGGAAGTCCCAAAGAATATCTTTTTGTGATCCTTTAACGCCGTTTTTCCTTAAAATAGTAAATTGTGGGCGATGGCAGAAATTGAATTATTGATTATAGTGATTACCGACAATATTCAGCGAAGATGCTAATGTTGAGGCGATCCATTGGGCACACTGTTAGACTCGGTAATGTGGTATTCCAGAAGATATAATTTCGCTATAAATTCAATGTATAAATGGTAAACAATCAGAGTTTTATTATAGTGTTAGGTGCTTCACAGTACCTCCAATCCGATATGTGTGCTTTTCGTATAGTAACGATCAATAGATGATAAGCATACAACGATACAGAAATATATTGAGACAACCAGCAAGGTGAACCAAAGGAATCTAAAATGCAAGCAAATGGTTCAGTTTTTCGAAGTAAATAAGCTAAATTGAATCACATTTTCCCATGCAGAGATTAATAGAAACAGTACGACTatgaaaaattatgaaaattaaTATGGCGACTGTATACATGGTAATGCAATTTTTTCTTGCTATAACTTACTTTTCAAAGAACATAAGCATTGCTCTGGTGAGGTAGCGGAAGCCATGTATGCAACAATTGTTGAAATATAAAAccataaaatgtataacagtTCTTGGCCCCTTTCGATTTTTGAAGGTCTTGAGGGACTCCATTTTGCAGTAAATTGTTTGgaattttcttttgatttattattttttaatagatAAGTTATAACATTTTATTTGTAGGACACTACGTAGACGACTATATAGAGGCTTTCagtatcaaaaatatttatagcaTTAAATTCGTTAGCGTGACTAAATGGCTTTATGTGATGAAGTGGCACTTCATTACTTATTTAAGATTATTTGACTTTGCACTTCGCGTGCTTTCACAATCAAAAAACCGATATGTTGTATGGTAGTTTCGAGAGTAGGAAGCAATTCCGGTTATTCTTAAAGTTtacataataaaaaaaattcctaATAATTTATTTCCATTATAAGACCAAAAATCGGGAAATAAAAGTAGTTCAAAGTTTAACGAAGAAAAAAAGGGTACTCTGCGCAGAACAAAACAACGAAGTATCGTTCCAAGTAGAATCCCTTTTCCCCACTTTTAAATAGAAAAAAGGTTTTATACCCTTTAAAAATCTTCACAATGTTTTAAGCTTTTAAGCCATTTGAGCTTGCAAATAgcttcatttttattttcgttgGATTATGAATGTACGAATTTGCATTGGGATCAGAGTAACTACGAATTCGTGAGCGCTCATTGTAGAATCAGATGACATGGGATTATGAGGAGCGTAGTAATATTCAACGGAGGAAGGAATAACACCGGAGCCATCTTGACTGAATTTGAACCTCTTCATATCGCTCAACTGCATATTCCCGTCCAAAGTTGTTTCCCAAATCCTATCTCCGTTTAAGGACTCAAAGAGGGGTTGCATGTTAAAGCTAACCACGTTTCCTTCCGTGTTTAAGTTCTCCACTCTTATCAATATTTGGTCATTGGAATATTGTTCAAAAGAGAGTAGTTCGACAGATTTAGGAAAGGCGGTGAAATCGGGAATCATGTGCTTGTTTACAGAGGGAACACTATTGGATTTGCTGAAAAACCTCCAAAAGTGTTGGTCCAACTCGTGCTGTAGCAGTCGCTCTGCGTGATTTGGTTTCTCCGAAGCAGCATCGagaattaaatatatttttcctcTCGCGATCAAACCAGTTCCATACTGAGTCTCATTGAGGGCTTCACCAACTCCGAATGCGTCGTCACTTAAGAGGCGACGATGCAGCATTAGCTCCAATTCCCCGTCTTTCAAGCTCGCTCCTCCCTGAGCTCGATCGTTTAGCAGGGTGATTCGCTTTACGTCGTCTTGCAGAGAAATTTGCCCTGTTACAGGGTAATAGTTTCCGCTAATACCTTCCGACATATTTGGATCGAAGTTTTCCCGCTGGTTTCTCTTACGTTCTAGCATTTCACGGCCATTTGAGTCGGTATAGAATTTGCCCTTCGAGGCTATGTTGCTTGAAAAGCGAGTGATTATCTCTTTTCCAACTTCGTCATCCACCGGAATTGGTCCCACCAACCATTCGAACTCTACGTGATTTACCTCATCATAAATGCGGATAACCTGGGAAATCCACTCGTTTACATGTTGATGGACTTCTTTAACTCTGGTGCCGTTATAGAACGTAAGCTCCACTTTGTTATTGTTCAGTACTTCAATATCTCCGTCCGGTCGGAAAACGTATGCTCCGGAAGACCGGTTTTTGGCTTCATCATTATTGCCTCGAAATCCTTTGTATATTTCAAAGCTTTGTTGAATAGTTTCCGCTATGCCGTTCATTTCAATGGTTTTCAAGCCACCCGTAGTGGTATCAAAACTCAGTTTGACGAGCTGAAATGTAATGATAAGGCTAATAGTTTTATATTGAAAGACTTTTCCATAATTATATTCTTACCGAATTCTCCACAATTAGTTCATCGTCCCCATTCTGGACTTTTTCCTCAAGGAAATCCCTATGGTTTTCTTCAATATTTTTTGGGGTTGGAAGTACGCGAATTAAAAAGTTGGCGATCTTCTCAACACTGGCCTTAAAGACCAACTCGTGTTGCGTGCCATTCGATCGATGTTCCAGAGCCAAGACTTCCCAGGGAACGGGAATAACTTCCGAGGGTATTTCACGACCtattacgattttttaaaaatatacaagCTTAAAGTATTAATGAATATATATTACCTTTTTCATCAGTGACTATATACTTTTCGTTCTTCACCGGAACTCGCACATATTGCGTTGAAGAATGAGCCAGTGGATTTACTAGGGTCACAACCACATTGTTGGCTGTATTCTGGGTGAAAGCACATACACTTATATTCAGTTCCAGGCAACTTTCAAACTCCCCAGAAGTCAAATTCGTTAGGGATCGAAGGGCATCGCGAGCATTATTCTCGGCACCAACGATCGCCTTGAACAACATACGGTCGTAATCGCGGGCAACGGCCTGTTTTTCGGTACCTGTCACAGCATCATGATGCTGCATGATTCCCATCGCCTGGCTCAGACTTTCAAGATTTTCCAGGTGCTGAGTATCGGTCAAATTGGCCAAAACACTCAGTTGCTTAACTGTCTGGAAGAAGTGATTTCCATCCCGATGAAAGCGCTTCTGGGTGGGACGGGAGGTGAAATATCCTGTCCAATAAGAGTGGGAGTCACTGGAGTACGGGAAGAAATCTTCGGTTTTGTTCGGCCAAGTTTGGTGCAACTGATGCAGCTCGTAAAGATAGCAGGATGGTGTTGAGTAGAAAACGTTGACTTGTGATCCCGCTAATTGCCGATCGTTGACGTACCTGATTAAAATTAGAATCACCATAGATAAGGAACCAAATACGTAATACCTTAATATAGCTTATCACCTACTTAATCAGTTTGTccatgtttttaaaattaactCCCGCGTCTTCATATTGGAAATCGTCTCCCATGGGTACCATTATGTGAGTGGATCGATAGGACTCTGCCATTGTCTTAACATAGTCGATAAAGTCACTCACTCTTTTGTCAACATTATTGTCATAGCTCTCGCCATCGATAATTGGAGCATCCTGGCAATTAATATCAAAGCAAAATCCGGGAGGAGCGGAATAGTGATTGTAAAGCATTCCAGTAAATATGTTAGAATTCTTGAGGTATTCGCTTGATTGCCAAATCATCTCCATCTCTTGGTCTATAAGACGTTGCAATTTATCCAAGTAATCCATGCGAGCAAAAAATTGGCCATTATATCCCATTTGCGCAAATATAGAGGCCATTTCCCGGGAGTGGCCGAATGGATCGATCTGCCAACCGACTGTCGGACGGCCACAGTCACCGAAGGTGTCTTTTAAGTATCTGTAATATAATTAAGTGAAGAATagacttttgtttttattaggTTTTTAGGAGTACTCACTTCAGACCCAACTTAAATTGATCGATCACACTTTGGTAGTGAACTGTGGCCTCATCGTTCATACTCCAAGCTCCTCCTGCGAATTCCAACCTTCCTTCTGATACCAATTTTTGTACCGCTCGCTGGACAGCTTCGGTTTGTTCAGAGTACCATTTCGAAAAGAAGAAAGTTTCCACCTGAATGAAACGCCGTTTCGAGTCCTTCAGGAGCTCCTCGACCACTGTATCCAAAATATACTGCACTCCTGCGTGCTGAATGCTATTCTGACTTCCGTAGTAATACTGATCAACCGTTTTCAGCCAACCGACATCGTCGTGCGAATGGGGGACCAAATGAACATTGATCATGTTTAGTTTTGTGTTGGGGCATGCCTAAAatagaaatatatttaaatagaaataatattttaggaTGCACTTGATATTTTAAGTTTGAAAATACTTTGTTTAAAATCAACCAAATTAAAGATCACAGGTCGAAAATGCAGTGTACGTCCAGCCACAAAGTGTATTTCGAACTAACTAATACTGGGAACGTTACCTTAAACCCACAGGTTGCCTCAGATACCACTGGGTTCAGTAAAAAGAGGGTGATAAAAACCAGTACACCACTGAAATATTCCATTTCGGTGAACGCTAAGCTCCACCGAGAGGTCTTATCGCGGCGGTTGAGTCGAATAAAATGAAACGAGAAATAAAGCAGCTCCTTAGACCCCAGCAATGTGCCACTTGAGGCGATAAACCTTGTACTGCGATCGTATAAACTTGAGTGTGATTATGAATTAAAATCCATTTAGGAGCTCTGGTGATAACTTGTACACCCTCAATTGAGGGAAATACACAATAATGCACATGGTATTCATCAATTGTATTTGCTTATAACAAGAAACCATCGATTTCTTTTACAACACAATAATTATAATTCTATTGGAATGAACTTCAAGTTGGGGCTTATCAAAATAAGCATACATATTCGTATTTGTTTATGTTTGAGTTCTTTATTTTGCATTAAAATTCTTATCTCTGTTGCAATCATTTTAAGTAATTAATTATTCAGATTACGATGGGTAATCGAATGGCTTTATGAATTTGAACTTAAATAAGTGGTATATAAGCCCGCGGTCTTGTAAACAAAAacttttcattatttttattaccACCTCTTGAAGACCACATGCGAGTTAATCGGCAATGATTACTCTCTCTGTTATACTTATAGTAGTGATGCAAATGTGTTTagtttttctttaaaaatgctTATATTATCCATCCactaattttaaagaattaaaaGATTTTACTGGGTAAAGTTGCCCAGAGTGTTTATAACAAACATACACATTTGTTAATGCTTTTCTGAAATGTGCTAAATAATGGCCTTGACTTAAGTGAAAAGCTATACTCCTACTATAGAAAaacatttgtatttttaattggcttGGTCAATATTATGACTTCCGGTAGATATTTGAAATGTGTACACAGAtctgtaaatatttaaactttGCTCCTCTGAACAAATTTGTAATTACGCCGGGTATATCTTTCGTCTTCGGCTTTTAATTATGTTTACAAATGATCAGTGAGATAGAGTTACTAggtgaaataaatatatatatttttcaaaagttttCTATAAGTTTCCTTCCACCACTATCTTTTTTCGGCTTAAGAATTTAGATTTTAATTAAGAAACTTACTCATTTTTGTTTAAAGTAAGCAAAGAGAAATGTCTAAATAAAGCTAGCGGTAGTCGCCAAAATATCAGGGACcgaaaaaagttttatttttaaaagtctACTGTGATTTTCAGCCAGTTGTAGggtctttaaaataaaaatcacagATAATGGTTGTTTACGTTCTTTACTGTTCTTTAAGATTCGCTTGGTCTCGGAATTTTCCCAGGTATTTAATCAATGTAATCAGGGTTATCAATGTTCTATTAATCACCTCTCGTTTTAATCGATTTTAGACGTTTTTCGATCCCATTAACAGACATCTGAAGATGTGCATACTTAGGACTTACGTAATCTAATTAGCGCGGATTAAATTAGTTAATTTTTAATGACAATCTGTAAGTGAATACTGGGTAACTGTAGTCTGAAACAGTTGTACCTAATTTTATTACCTCCGGTTTTAAAAGTGTACCACTTACACCCTTTTCGAGTTTTCGATAACAACGACAATTACTTCACTGCTATCATAATTGGTTTTCAAAAACCAATTGACCACTCCACAAATTTTTAGTATGGGAACGATTAAATGGATCAAGCTAAAGCCACTTTAGTAGTCTTCGCAGGAACACTTTAAAGCGCGCATGTACGAACTTTATAAAGCCCTATCAGTATACTCCAAGCACTGTACCCGGCGAATTCATCCATGTGTACATAGTAGTGTTCCCAAGTCCAAGTGTATGTAAGAATACTTGCTCACTTTCTCAGTGTTTGTATGTAGAAAGCAATATAGAATCATTCTCAAGTAGGTCTCGAGCTGAGTTTGCGGTCTCTGGTTGAGCAGTCCGCTTTGAGAACCCGATGAGATCGGTTGGGACGGCAACTTTTTGAAGATTCGAAGTGATTTCCAGAGCCTGTGTGTGTATATGATAAAATACTGGCAAAGTGTACGCTGTGAAAACAAAG is a genomic window of Drosophila suzukii chromosome 2L, CBGP_Dsuzu_IsoJpt1.0, whole genome shotgun sequence containing:
- the loh gene encoding thrombospondin type-1 domain-containing protein 4 isoform X3 → MKTLIALLLLAVHASGEIDGLYAHSGSVSCGGLLCRPVTGIFTRDPLPELAYIHVATLPVGASNISITELKNSINLLVLRTSKEISIFNGDNAVSESGSYEAVGAVFDYHRIDGTQDSNGVTEWITSVGPIRDSLQLMVFTKTPNNTGIKYEYMLPIISESEENEMSLESSDGLLRSGIEDTSSSSSSRPGRKRIFNWKVIGFSACTKSCGGGTQAPIIRCIRKNPLRYYSQRRCTHSVKPVLNENLLHCNTQPCPAYWRFEDWGECRCLASGGFRRREVSCVQELASGLVIHVDKAACLEDQPPTQKQCECPKTRRRNLSRYRLQGGSESSNSTQVKRSKTDGSELNAIWLMSEWNQYCSATCGSGVEYRTVFCDRSKAGEQRCDPSTTPESRRPCKKPICEVGDWFTGPWSSCNGDCFDLTRSREVLCIQNQLITEPKECTPELKPQTVEKCSHEEVEYCAARWHYSDWSECTKPCGGGTQRRSVKCLEYDIKMNALRESTQCRYTTREPIYRTCNTEKCEEEQKSEATPTCADKFANCQWASQAKLCSYDYYRENCCVSCTGGI
- the loh gene encoding thrombospondin type-1 domain-containing protein 4 isoform X1; the protein is MARLFLIFSILTILASIPDTSFVIAELTTKERIKKHQEWLREHRKPKTKKIHSNNSYFELANLWHTRKDLSLKQKPNNKEEYLENETTSKISNKSDEKVLKPTSILINITSQSTSTSKLELETTTSASLFTRGLVENGEVATTMQTLKVDDVFSSPNPPKEITTKKMKKKVYPYPRWDKWSNWSACSRSCGGGVRYQTRKCINRNLLTNNQLTSNACVGYFKRYELCNDVPCDAQSPDFRASQCSAYNDKEFHGHRYRWEPYVKDDAECELNCMPLGINSFATLNESVIDGTPCQHPAEYYRSQLWNRAVCVDGACKAVHASGEIDGLYAHSGSVSCGGLLCRPVTGIFTRDPLPELAYIHVATLPVGASNISITELKNSINLLVLRTSKEISIFNGDNAVSESGSYEAVGAVFDYHRIDGTQDSNGVTEWITSVGPIRDSLQLMVFTKTPNNTGIKYEYMLPIISESEENEMSLESSDGLLRSGIEDTSSSSSSRPGRKRIFNWKVIGFSACTKSCGGGTQAPIIRCIRKNPLRYYSQRRCTHSVKPVLNENLLHCNTQPCPAYWRFEDWGECRCLASGGFRRREVSCVQELASGLVIHVDKAACLEDQPPTQKQCECPKTRRRNLSRYRLQGGSESSNSTQVKRSKTDGSELNAIWLMSEWNQYCSATCGSGVEYRTVFCDRSKAGEQRCDPSTTPESRRPCKKPICEVGDWFTGPWSSCNGDCFDLTRSREVLCIQNQLITEPKECTPELKPQTVEKCSHEEVEYCAARWHYSDWSECTKPCGGGTQRRSVKCLEYDIKMNALRESTQCRYTTREPIYRTCNTEKCEEEQKSEATPTCADKFANCQWASQAKLCSYDYYRENCCVSCTGGI
- the LManI gene encoding lysosomal alpha-mannosidase — protein: MEYFSGVLVFITLFLLNPVVSEATCGFKACPNTKLNMINVHLVPHSHDDVGWLKTVDQYYYGSQNSIQHAGVQYILDTVVEELLKDSKRRFIQVETFFFSKWYSEQTEAVQRAVQKLVSEGRLEFAGGAWSMNDEATVHYQSVIDQFKLGLKYLKDTFGDCGRPTVGWQIDPFGHSREMASIFAQMGYNGQFFARMDYLDKLQRLIDQEMEMIWQSSEYLKNSNIFTGMLYNHYSAPPGFCFDINCQDAPIIDGESYDNNVDKRVSDFIDYVKTMAESYRSTHIMVPMGDDFQYEDAGVNFKNMDKLIKYVNDRQLAGSQVNVFYSTPSCYLYELHQLHQTWPNKTEDFFPYSSDSHSYWTGYFTSRPTQKRFHRDGNHFFQTVKQLSVLANLTDTQHLENLESLSQAMGIMQHHDAVTGTEKQAVARDYDRMLFKAIVGAENNARDALRSLTNLTSGEFESCLELNISVCAFTQNTANNVVVTLVNPLAHSSTQYVRVPVKNEKYIVTDEKGREIPSEVIPVPWEVLALEHRSNGTQHELVFKASVEKIANFLIRVLPTPKNIEENHRDFLEEKVQNGDDELIVENSLVKLSFDTTTGGLKTIEMNGIAETIQQSFEIYKGFRGNNDEAKNRSSGAYVFRPDGDIEVLNNNKVELTFYNGTRVKEVHQHVNEWISQVIRIYDEVNHVEFEWLVGPIPVDDEVGKEIITRFSSNIASKGKFYTDSNGREMLERKRNQRENFDPNMSEGISGNYYPVTGQISLQDDVKRITLLNDRAQGGASLKDGELELMLHRRLLSDDAFGVGEALNETQYGTGLIARGKIYLILDAASEKPNHAERLLQHELDQHFWRFFSKSNSVPSVNKHMIPDFTAFPKSVELLSFEQYSNDQILIRVENLNTEGNVVSFNMQPLFESLNGDRIWETTLDGNMQLSDMKRFKFSQDGSGVIPSSVEYYYAPHNPMSSDSTMSAHEFVVTLIPMQIRTFIIQRK
- the loh gene encoding thrombospondin type-1 domain-containing protein 4 isoform X2, whose translation is MARLFLIFSILTILASIPDTSFVIAELTTKERIKKHQEWLREHRKPKTKKIHSNNSYFELANLWHTRKDLSLKQKPNNKEEYLENETTSKISNKSDEKVLKPTSILINITSQSTSTSKLELETTTSASLFTRGLVENGEVATTMQTLKVDDVFSSPNPPKEITTKKMKKKVYPYPRWDKWSNWSACSRSCGGGVRYQTRKCINRNLLTNNQLTSNACVGYFKRYELCNDVPCDAQSPDFRASQCSAYNDKEFHGHRYRWEPYVKDDAECELNCMPLGINSFATLNESVIDGTPCQHPAEYYRSQLWNRAVCVDGACKAVHASGEIDGLYAHSGSVSCGGLLCRPVTGIFTRDPLPELAYIHVATLPVGASNISITELKNSINLLVLRTSKEISIFNGDNAVSESGSYEAVGAVFDYHRIDGTQDSNGVTEWITSVGPIRDSLQLMVFTKTPNNTGIKYEYMLPIISESEENEMSLESSDGLLRSGIEDTSSSSSSRPGRKRIFNWKVIGFSACTKSCGGGTQAPIIRCIRKNPLRYYSQRRCTHSVKPVLNENLLHCNTQPCPAYWRFEDWGECRCLASGGFRRREVSCVQELASGLVIHVDKAACLEDQPPTQKQCECPKTRRRNLSRYRLQGGSESSNSTQVKRSKTDGSELNAIWLMSEWNQYCSATCGSGVEYRTVFCDRSKAGEQRCDPSTTPESRRPCKKPICEVGDWFTGPWSSCNGDCFDLTRSREVLCIQNQLITEPKECTPELKPQTVEKCSHEEVEYCAARWHYSDWSECTKPCGGGTQRRSVKCLEYDIKMNALRESTQCRYTTREPIYRTCNTEKCEEQKSEATPTCADKFANCQWASQAKLCSYDYYRENCCVSCTGGI
- the ppk10 gene encoding pickpocket protein 19: MESLKTFKNRKGPRTVIHFMVLYFNNCCIHGFRYLTRAMLMFFEKFLWFTLLVVSIYFCIVVCLSSIDRYYTKSTHIGLERNYIFWNTTLPSLTVCPMDRLNISIFAEYCRKNGVKGSQKDILWDFLENLANSTYINFQNIPESDQIDQVIKDIGLKAENYMQLIYNLTYDKTYEPNINERIRCVDGSTYIHVRQVLTEWGLCYLGNSMLTDQYSSRYFIFGESPKPNKYEQELSLIQCQVGSFFQRDTQFTLRGFSGPAIIAFAHSAFEVSKVDSNSNYAEDGIMYDLSTEEIVAEENLEHETTIAMRKCRFYHESNLTHYPFYSRNICQQECRINLAYRICKCIPHFYPNRIANPKKVCDYKTLRSCFPRHAKFFLKLYEENGNEEKHSGCYCEQNCLDAVVTIKSIDPMANAKHLLQGIGSQLTVKTWPQTRLKRQVIFSLTDLLVSIGGTAGLFLGFSVLGFVEVLYFFTIRLIWQILGYSL